A window from Pokkaliibacter sp. MBI-7 encodes these proteins:
- a CDS encoding MMPL family transporter — translation MQLIQGYLRLLERRYKLLIALVLLITLGFAYVASGLQTNATPYFLDQSHPSRQADQFLKSHFSGSGENLMIATRTEQASIYNADSLEDLHKLTLALEQLTLTNTTDVSRLQQLVQRLPAHDRSGLEFASPLQPRQIDQIRTLQQRLQQAGILDKADQRWLQEMQTRIHPVTKVRSLVRIESITANGDELDIHPLMFRVPADEAGRSKLAAEAQANGLLRDVMISRSPQAVNTLVELSIPQDDAPAMRRMYDATAALIEQLQLRDHYAIGGPPAIFAQTSATMEQDSNRFFPLILLVVMVVLGLLFRSPRSVLIPIGVAFLSVIWTLGSMVLLGFQQNIVSTMLPVFLIAIGVSDSVHFIAAYRHRGGSTADASLDRQSLKTQRLGKVLNHLTVPMLLTSLTTIGGFLSLCWTPIHFIAQFGAFVALGVAYAFIITLTLLPGLYLWLPAARQTEQARPSALMQRLIGLTQQLVTRHTRALSIGVIAVLILCGLGIQRLQIDNEMIGYFSSHSRVYQDNSEFKRDFGGAATLEFVLRAPHPGYFKQSQHVAGLEQVQQQLLNHPKVGAVYALPNFMKLMNKAMHGDDPQQYHLPAASNDLYAQYLFLYENSNGNEIFNVVDSSYQLARIIVFVKTDQTSAMADIVQRITPVIHQQLPEVEIIPAGFGEVLIATRDEIIYTQITSLLLSFAVVTALLLALFRSLRYALIGVIPLVGVVAGNFALLGWSGQYLDVGTAIVAPIAIGIGVDYAIYFLNHCRQHPGSNREAVADAIRQQFAPILFNTLVLGCGFLVLTFSSHQALINLGWLVSSTMLLSALFTFLVLPLCVLFGRKPPAPQVADLPGVIPLRINGYPSELPE, via the coding sequence ATGCAGCTGATACAAGGCTATCTCCGCCTGCTGGAGCGCCGTTACAAACTGCTGATTGCCCTGGTGCTGTTGATCACCCTGGGCTTTGCCTATGTGGCCAGCGGTCTGCAGACCAATGCCACCCCCTACTTTCTCGACCAGAGCCACCCCAGCCGTCAGGCCGATCAGTTTCTGAAAAGCCACTTCAGCGGCAGCGGCGAGAACCTGATGATCGCCACCCGTACCGAGCAGGCGAGCATCTACAACGCCGACAGTCTGGAAGACCTGCATAAACTGACCCTGGCGCTGGAGCAGCTGACCCTGACCAACACCACCGATGTCAGCCGCCTGCAGCAGCTGGTGCAGCGCCTGCCCGCCCATGACCGCAGCGGTCTGGAGTTTGCCAGCCCGCTACAGCCACGGCAGATCGATCAGATCCGCACCCTGCAGCAGCGTTTGCAGCAAGCGGGCATACTGGACAAGGCTGACCAGCGCTGGCTGCAGGAAATGCAGACCCGTATTCACCCGGTCACCAAAGTGCGCTCGCTGGTTCGCATTGAAAGCATCACCGCCAATGGCGATGAGCTGGATATCCATCCGCTGATGTTCCGTGTCCCCGCCGACGAGGCCGGGCGCAGCAAACTGGCTGCTGAAGCTCAGGCCAACGGCCTGCTGCGGGATGTGATGATTTCCCGCTCGCCACAGGCGGTGAATACGCTGGTGGAGCTGTCGATTCCGCAGGACGATGCTCCGGCCATGCGCCGTATGTACGATGCCACGGCGGCCCTGATCGAGCAGCTGCAGCTGCGTGATCACTACGCCATCGGCGGACCACCGGCCATCTTCGCCCAGACTTCCGCCACCATGGAGCAGGACAGCAATCGCTTCTTTCCGCTGATTCTGCTGGTGGTGATGGTGGTACTGGGGCTGCTGTTCCGCTCGCCACGCAGCGTATTGATCCCCATTGGCGTGGCCTTCCTCAGTGTGATCTGGACACTGGGCAGCATGGTGCTGCTGGGTTTCCAGCAGAATATCGTCAGCACCATGCTGCCGGTGTTCCTGATTGCCATTGGCGTCTCCGACAGCGTGCACTTTATTGCGGCTTATCGTCACAGAGGAGGGAGCACCGCCGATGCCAGCCTTGACCGCCAGAGCCTCAAGACTCAGCGACTGGGCAAGGTGCTGAACCACCTGACCGTGCCCATGCTGCTGACCAGCCTGACCACCATTGGCGGCTTTCTGTCACTGTGCTGGACACCTATTCACTTTATCGCCCAGTTCGGTGCCTTCGTCGCCCTCGGTGTGGCCTACGCCTTTATCATCACCCTGACCCTGCTCCCCGGCCTGTATCTGTGGCTGCCTGCGGCCCGACAGACTGAACAGGCCCGCCCTTCCGCACTGATGCAACGGCTGATCGGCCTGACTCAGCAACTGGTCACCCGCCATACCCGCGCCCTCAGCATCGGTGTGATCGCCGTGCTGATCCTCTGCGGTCTGGGCATCCAGCGTTTGCAGATCGATAACGAGATGATCGGCTATTTTTCCTCCCACAGCCGGGTCTATCAGGACAACAGCGAATTCAAACGTGACTTCGGTGGTGCCGCCACCCTGGAGTTCGTGTTACGTGCGCCGCATCCCGGCTACTTCAAGCAGAGCCAGCATGTGGCAGGGCTGGAACAGGTGCAGCAGCAACTGCTGAACCATCCAAAGGTCGGTGCGGTCTATGCGTTGCCCAACTTCATGAAGCTGATGAACAAGGCAATGCATGGTGATGATCCGCAGCAATATCACCTGCCCGCCGCCAGCAATGATCTCTACGCTCAGTACCTGTTCCTTTATGAGAACAGCAACGGCAACGAGATTTTCAACGTGGTGGACAGCAGCTATCAGCTGGCACGCATCATCGTCTTCGTCAAAACCGACCAGACCTCGGCCATGGCCGATATCGTCCAGCGCATCACGCCGGTGATTCACCAGCAACTGCCTGAGGTGGAGATTATTCCGGCAGGCTTTGGTGAAGTGCTGATCGCCACCCGCGATGAGATCATCTATACCCAGATCACCAGTCTGCTGCTGTCGTTTGCGGTGGTGACGGCGCTATTGCTGGCCCTGTTCCGCTCCCTGCGCTATGCCCTGATCGGTGTGATTCCGCTGGTCGGCGTCGTCGCGGGCAACTTTGCCCTGCTCGGCTGGAGCGGGCAGTATCTGGATGTCGGTACCGCCATCGTGGCGCCCATCGCCATCGGTATCGGCGTCGACTATGCCATCTACTTCCTCAACCACTGCCGCCAGCACCCCGGCAGCAACCGCGAAGCCGTGGCCGACGCCATCCGCCAGCAGTTCGCCCCCATTCTGTTCAATACTCTGGTGCTGGGCTGCGGCTTTCTGGTGCTGACCTTCTCCAGCCATCAGGCACTGATCAATCTGGGCTGGCTGGTCAGCTCCACCATGCTGCTGTCGGCCCTGTTCACCTTTCTGGTACTGCCGCTGTGTGTGTTGTTTGGCCGCAAGCCACCGGCGCCGCAGGTCGCTGACCTGCCCGGTGTTATCCCACTGCGCATCAATGGTTATCCGAGCGAACTGCCGGAATGA
- a CDS encoding ThiF family adenylyltransferase — MSLGLDQIEYLSTLRNRDFIASDVQQRLGQSKILVAGCGSTGGSIIEPLVRTGARHLVLAENGTYEVSNLNRQSMGIAHVGRNKASVHAARVRFIHPGVQVTVHDEGIQAHNVEQLVRETDLIVDGVDVTTRDGLQAKYLLHAHAKEQRKLLITGYDMAAAQLIVVHDYRQDSEQVMKGRLTPLDIVSLHPLQCCIRLIGTEQMPLEIFEELERHARHEKDFISQLAMTANLFGVLALGVILKSLAEEPLPETVYLDIWELLGSQSDEHTLSHYRQHWANRHDLHVL, encoded by the coding sequence ATGTCACTGGGCCTGGATCAGATTGAATACCTCAGTACCCTGCGCAACAGGGATTTCATTGCCTCTGACGTCCAGCAACGGCTCGGGCAGAGCAAGATTCTGGTCGCCGGTTGTGGCTCCACCGGCGGCAGCATCATCGAACCGCTGGTGCGTACCGGCGCCCGCCATCTGGTGCTGGCCGAGAACGGCACCTACGAAGTCAGCAATCTCAACCGTCAGTCCATGGGCATTGCTCATGTCGGCCGCAACAAAGCCTCGGTGCACGCAGCACGAGTCCGCTTTATTCACCCGGGCGTGCAGGTCACTGTCCATGACGAAGGCATTCAGGCGCACAACGTTGAACAGCTGGTGCGTGAGACAGACCTGATCGTAGATGGCGTCGATGTCACTACCCGTGACGGTCTGCAGGCCAAATACCTGCTGCATGCCCACGCCAAAGAACAGCGCAAGCTGCTGATCACCGGTTACGACATGGCCGCCGCTCAGCTGATCGTGGTGCATGACTACCGGCAGGACAGCGAGCAGGTCATGAAGGGCCGCCTGACTCCGCTGGATATCGTCTCCCTGCACCCGCTGCAGTGCTGCATCAGACTGATCGGCACCGAACAAATGCCGCTGGAAATCTTTGAGGAGCTGGAACGCCACGCCCGCCATGAGAAGGACTTCATTTCCCAGCTGGCGATGACCGCCAATCTGTTCGGCGTACTGGCCCTCGGTGTGATTCTCAAATCCCTGGCGGAGGAACCGCTGCCGGAGACCGTCTATCTGGACATCTGGGAGCTGCTCGGCAGCCAAAGTGATGAGCACACCCTCAGCCACTACCGCCAGCACTGGGCCAACCGGCACGATCTCCACGTACTCTAG